From Heliomicrobium undosum, the proteins below share one genomic window:
- a CDS encoding DUF362 domain-containing protein, with protein sequence MAYKISDACVACGACEDACPVNAIIKGDVYSIADTCIDCGTCADTCPAGAISEG encoded by the coding sequence GTGGCCTATAAAATCTCCGACGCTTGCGTCGCCTGCGGCGCTTGCGAAGATGCGTGCCCCGTGAATGCAATCATCAAAGGCGATGTCTATTCCATCGCTGATACCTGCATTGATTGCGGTACTTGTGCTGACACTTGCCCAGCCGGCGCTATCAGCGAGGGTTAA
- a CDS encoding DUF362 domain-containing protein encodes MAYKITDACTACGACMDGCCVGAIVEGKKYSITSDCVDCGVCADKCPVDAIVAG; translated from the coding sequence ATGGCTTACAAAATCACCGATGCTTGCACCGCTTGCGGCGCTTGCATGGACGGCTGCTGCGTTGGCGCCATCGTCGAAGGCAAAAAGTACTCCATCACCAGCGACTGCGTGGACTGCGGCGTTTGCGCCGACAAGTGCCCCGTAGACGCTATCGTTGCTGGCTAA
- the argH gene encoding argininosuccinate lyase → MSKKLWGGRFQKGTDKVVEDFHSSISFDQRLYKQDIRGSMAHARMLGQQGIIAETDARAIIAGLEGILIDIEAGRIEFDVAAEDIHMNIEKILTERIGDIGKKLHTARSRNDQVALDIRLYLRDEIAETHALLADLIATLLDTAEANLDTIMPGYTHLQKAQPITLAHHLLAYVQMFDRDRDRLADCARRLNRSPLGSGALAGTTFPLDRLAVAKELGFDGITENSLDGVSDRDFAIEFCAAASLTMMHLSRFCEEIILWSSQEFAFIELDDAYSTGSSMMPQKKNPDVAELIRGKTGRVYGDLMALLTVMKSLPLAYNKDMQEDKESLFDAVDTVKGCLTVFTPMIATMRVRRETMKNGARGGFTNATDVADYLAKKGVSFREAHEIVGKMVLLCVQKGVALDDLAFDDFRACSDAFGEDIYEAIQVERCVADRKVPGGPAPEAVKEAIAQARRRLKEQ, encoded by the coding sequence GTGTCCAAAAAACTGTGGGGCGGCCGTTTCCAAAAAGGAACCGACAAGGTCGTCGAAGATTTCCATTCGTCCATTTCCTTTGATCAGCGACTGTACAAGCAGGACATCCGCGGTTCTATGGCCCATGCCCGCATGCTCGGTCAGCAGGGCATCATCGCCGAGACGGACGCCCGGGCGATCATCGCCGGTCTGGAGGGCATCCTGATCGACATTGAAGCCGGGCGCATCGAATTCGACGTGGCTGCCGAAGACATCCACATGAACATCGAAAAGATCCTGACCGAGCGCATCGGCGACATCGGCAAAAAACTGCACACTGCCCGCAGCCGCAACGACCAAGTGGCCCTGGACATCCGCCTCTACCTGCGCGACGAGATCGCTGAGACGCACGCGCTGCTCGCCGACCTGATCGCCACTCTGCTCGACACGGCCGAGGCGAACCTGGACACGATCATGCCCGGCTACACGCACCTGCAGAAGGCCCAGCCGATCACCCTGGCCCACCACCTGCTGGCCTATGTGCAGATGTTTGACCGCGACCGCGACCGGCTGGCCGACTGCGCCCGCCGCCTCAACCGCTCGCCCCTGGGCTCCGGCGCCCTGGCCGGCACCACCTTCCCCCTGGACCGCCTGGCCGTCGCGAAAGAGCTCGGCTTTGACGGCATCACCGAGAACAGCCTCGACGGCGTTTCAGACCGCGACTTTGCGATCGAGTTCTGCGCCGCCGCCTCCCTGACGATGATGCACCTCTCGCGCTTTTGCGAGGAGATCATCCTCTGGAGCAGCCAGGAGTTCGCCTTCATCGAACTCGATGACGCCTACTCCACCGGCAGTTCCATGATGCCCCAAAAGAAAAACCCCGACGTGGCCGAACTGATCCGCGGCAAGACAGGCCGCGTCTATGGCGACCTGATGGCCCTGCTCACGGTGATGAAGTCCCTGCCGCTGGCCTACAACAAGGACATGCAGGAGGACAAGGAGAGCCTCTTCGACGCCGTCGACACCGTCAAAGGCTGCCTGACCGTCTTCACCCCCATGATCGCCACCATGCGCGTCCGCCGGGAGACGATGAAAAACGGCGCCCGGGGCGGCTTCACCAACGCCACCGATGTGGCCGACTACCTGGCCAAGAAGGGCGTCTCCTTCCGGGAAGCCCACGAGATCGTCGGCAAGATGGTGCTGCTTTGCGTCCAAAAGGGCGTGGCCCTCGATGACCTTGCCTTTGACGACTTCCGCGCCTGTTCCGACGCCTTCGGCGAAGACATCTACGAGGCCATCCAAGTGGAACGCTGTGTCGCCGACCGCAAGGTTCCCGGCGGCCCGGCGCCGGAAGCCGTTAAGGAAGCCATAGCGCAAGCGCGGCGGCGGTTGAAGGAGCAATAG